A single region of the Ascaphus truei isolate aAscTru1 chromosome 6, aAscTru1.hap1, whole genome shotgun sequence genome encodes:
- the LOC142497949 gene encoding phospholipase A2 inhibitor and Ly6/PLAUR domain-containing protein-like → MTNLLPLLCILCAFYTTGTSLQCQECTDPAQDNCKGITRKCPPGSSCIQTLEVTRLGNATLHAFRRSCNDDPDICNVHVSLVGGPQETHIMTECCSSDNCNKCKSKVPAYNTTWNGLLCPVCFALDTYECKSLGYIKCRGEQTECLDFAATLVKTDSTVLKLSLMGCITARGCEIIPKALPAAKVIEANRFSCDPAKPVIQ, encoded by the exons ATGACAAACCTTCTCCCTCTTCTCTGCATCCTCTGTGCCTTCTATACCACAG GGACCTCTTTACAATGTCAGGAGTGCACGGACCCCGCACAGGACAACTGCAAGGGAATCACCCGGAAATGTCCCCCAGGGTCATCCTGTATCCAAACCCTGGAAGTGACCAGGCTGG GGAATGCAACGTTGCATGCCTTCAGGCGCTCGTGTAATGATGACCCCGATATCTGTAATGTGCACGTCAGCCTGGTCGGTGGGCCACAAGAGACGCATATCATGACAGAGTGCTGCTCCTCGGATAACTGTAACAAGTGCAAGAGCAAGG TCCCAGCCTACAACACAACCTGGAATGGTTTGCTCTGCCCAGTCTGCTTTGCTCTGGATACATATGAGTGTAAGTCTCTGGGTTACATCAAATGCCGCGGAGAACAGACAGAATGTCTTGACTTTGCAGCAACTCTGGTCAAAACAG ATTCCACTGTTCTCAAATTGTCTTTAATGGGATGTATCACTGCGCGAGGCTGTGAAATAATACCCAAAGCTTTGCCAGCGGCCAAAGTGATAGAAGCAAACCGCTTCTCATGTGACCCAGCAAAGCCGGTCATCCAGTGA